From the Actinopolymorpha singaporensis genome, the window ATCACGTGGAGCCGGCGTACGTTGCGGGCGAAGCTCTCGTCCGCCCTGATCGCCTCGGCGATGTTGGTCAGCGGGCCGATCGCCACCACGTCGATCTCGCCGGGCCGTTCGGCCACGGTCCGGGTCAGGAACTCCACCGCGCTGACGTCCTCGAGGTAGGCCTCCGCGCCGAGGTCGTGGTAGAGCCGACCCTCGAAACCCGCCCACCAGGCGTCGGCGCCGGTGAGCGGACGCTCGGCGCCGGCGACCACGGCCAGACCGTCGTGGCCGGCGAGGCGGGCCAGCCGCCGGGTGACCAGTGCGCGAAGCCGGACGTCGCCGTAGACCGTGGTGACGCCGAGCAGCTCGATCTCGGGCGCACCGAAGATCATCGCCAGGGCGAGCGCGTCGTCGACGTCGGAGCCGATGTCGGTGTCGAGGATCACCTGGTGGGTGGCGGCCACGACGGTCTCCGTTCTCGGGGAATCCCGGGGAAGTTGCCCGGCCGGACGCCGATACAGGGCGCTGACCAGGGGTTCTGTCGGTTCGCAGGGACGAATCAGGGGATGAAGACTATCCCCTGCCGGTCGCCAGGGCACCGGGCAGAGTCGTGTCGTCCGGGCCGTACCTCCCCGCGCACAGGCCCCAGCTGTCGTCGGCGGGCACCTCCCCGGCGTAGGTCTCGGAGTCCTGCTCCGGGTGATAGCCGATCGCGTTGTGGGTGAGCCAGCGGCTCCGGGTGTTGGCCGAGATGCCGGGACAGACGGCGTACGACACGTCCGCCGCCAGCGCGCGGGCCACGAGTTGGCGCAGGTCGTCCGGGCCCAGCCAGCCGTCCAGGGCACTGGAGGCGAGCGGGCGCTCGGTGGTCGCCCCGAGCCGCAGCGCGACGACGGACGCACCGGTGCGGTAGGCGTGTGCACGGCCCAGCGCCTCGCCGAACGCCTTCGTCGCGCCGTACGCGCAGCAGGGCGCGGCCGGCCAGGACGGGTCGATCAGCGGGGCGCCCGGCCGGGCGTACTGCCCCATCGCGTGGGCCGAGCTCGCAAGCACGATCCGGGGTACGCCGGTGGCGAGGAGTGCCGCCACCACGTCCACGTTGGGGACCCGCAGGTCGTCCCAGGACGCGGTGGGGTCGGCGTTCGCGGCCAGGTGGACCACCGCGTCCACGCCGCCGGTCACCCGGGCGAGGAACGCCGGGTCGGCCAGGTCGCCGACGACGTCCACGGCGTCCACCGGATCGGTCCCTCGGCCCTCCACCCGGTCGGTACGCACCAGATCCCAGCCGTCGAGGTCGGGGTGGGTGCCGAACCCGGGTGCCAGCATCGCGGCCACGCCGCCCGCCGCGCCGGTGAGCAGCAAGCGCCTGGTCATCGGAGCTCCATTCGCTCGCGGGTCCCTTCGTTCCGGGTTCATTCGGGGTTCAGCTGTCCTGGGCGCGGTAGCGCCAGAAGATCGGGAACGCCACCACCGCGGCGAGCATCGCGACCACCACCAGGACGCCGCCGCCGCTCACCGCCACGGTGGTGCCGACCGCCGCGCCGGCCGTGCCGTGCAGCAGGTCGGCCAGCCGCGGCCCACCTGCGACCACGACGGTGAAGACGCCCTGCATCCGTCCGCGCATCTCGTCGCTGGCCGCCGACTGCATGATCGTTCCCCGGAACACCATGCTCACCAGGTCGGCCATGCCGGCCACGGCGAGGAAGAACGCCGCCAGCCACAGCCACGGCGACAGGCCGAAGCCGACGATCGCCAGCCCCCACGCGCACACCGCCCCGATCACCGCGACGCCGTGCCGGCGGACCCGGGAGAACGCGCCGGAGAACAGGCCGCCGAGCACCGCACCGAGGGGGATCGCGGCGAACAGGATGCCGAGGGCGAAGCCGCCGCCGGGCGGGTCTCCGAACGTCTGCTGGGCCATCTGAGGGAACAGCGCCCGGGGCATGCCGAACACCATCGCGATCACGTCGGCCAGGAAGGAGACCAGCAGCACCTTGCGGGTGGCGAGGTAGCCGAACCCCTCGATCACGTGCCGCAGCCCGGCCCGCCGCGGAGCACCGGCCAGCGGCGGCAGCGCCGGCAGCCGCCACACCGCCCAGATCGTCACCGTGAGCGCGACCGAGTCGATGAGGTACAGCGTGGACAGGCCGAGGACCGGGATCAGTACGCCCGCCAGCAGCGGCCCGATGATCGAGCCGATCTGGAAGACGGTGGAGCCGAGCGCGTTCGCCGCGGGCAGCAGGTGGGCGGGGACCAGGCGTGGGATGGAGGCGCTGCGGGCCGGCTGGTTGACTCCGGCACACGCCTGCTGCAGGCCGAGTAGCCCGAACAGCACCCACACCGAGTGCGCACCCGCGAACGCCTGCGCCCAGAACAGCAGCGAGGTGACGGCGATGCCGGTGTTGGTGACCAGCAGCAGCTTGCGCCGGTCCACGGCGTCCGCGATCGCGCCGCCCCACAGGGCGAACACGACCAGCGGGACCAGCGCCACCAGACCGGCCAGCCCGACGTAGGCCGAGGAGCCGGTGATGTCGTAGATCTGCTTGGGCACCGCGACCGCCGTGAGCTGACTGCCGACCGAGGTGACAGCGGTCGACGTCCACAGCCTGCGGTACGCCGGGATGGACAGCGGCCGGGTGTCCACGACGATCCGCCGAAGGTCCCACCGGGAACGGCGCCGGCCCGGGCCGGTGGCCCGGCCGTCGTGGGTGGCGCTGTCGTCTCGGAGGTCCTCGGCCCCGAGTGTCTCCTGGGCAGGCGGTGACGGCTGCCGGAAGTCGAGCGGTTCGTCGGAGGAGTCCGCTGAGTCTGCTGCGTCGGGGTGGAGGTTGCTGCCGGAACTGCCGGTGCTGCTGGTGCCGGGCTCGCCTCGGCCGGCGGGATGTGACACCTGCGATTCCTCTCGATGTCAAGACTTTAGCCGCAGACACCTTAGCTCAGGGAGATCGGCGAACGAGCCGCGTTCTCGGCGTACGGCATCCCGGGCCGACTCCGGCCGCACACGCGGGAGGACGTCGACCTGGCCACCGACCGCACCGGAGCGCTTACGCCGCGGCCCACCGTCGGGACAGCTCGGCCACCAGGTCGTCCAGGGACAGGCCGGTCACGTCCAGCTCCGCGTCCACGGCCGGCTCGGCCGCGGCGTCCTCGGCGTGCAGCGCGGCGAACTCCTGCGCGGTGAGATGCACCGGCCGGGTCGCGGCCCGCCGCCGCGCCTCCGCGACGTCCACCCGCAGCCGGACCACCAGGCAGCGGGGAAGCTCGGCCCGGTAGATCGTGAGCGTGCGTGGCGTCACCACGTCCGTCAGCACGGTGGCGAACCCCTCGGCGGTGAACCGCCGGGCCAGCTGACAGGCGTTGCGTACGCCGAGCTCCTGCTGGCGGACCCCCTCGTCGCCGTCCCACGGAGCGGCGCCGCCGGCCACGACAAGCTGGCGTACGTCGTCCACGTCGACGTACGCACCTCGCGGCCGCGACTCCGCGAGCCGCCGCCCGGCACTCGTCTTGCCCACGGCCGGCGGACCGGTGAGCACCAGCGGAGCGCGCATGCGACCAGACCCTAGGCCAGCCGATCGCCCTGCGCGGCCTCGGCTGGTCGGCCGGGTCCGGCCGGATGCTGGACCAGCGACCGGACCCGCACCTAGCGTGACCGCGATCAACCAAGATCATCCGCGCGGTGCACCCGCGGGTCCCACGAAAGGGGACGGCCGATGCGAGGTCCGGAGGTCGGTCGAAGGACACGGCTCACCGCGGTCGCCGCCGGGTTCGCGCTGGCGGTGGCGGCGTTCGCGGGCTCGGCGTTCGGCGGTTCGGCACTGGCCGCACCGAGCGGCACCACCACCACGACCACCGGCGCCGCGCCGGCGAGCGTGGTCCGCGACCCGCACGGCTCCCGGGAGCCCTCGGGCACCGAGGTCCGTGCGGTCGACGGCACCAACGTGGTCTTCTCCTACGGCGAGGTGATGCCGTCCTTCGACGGTTACGCCCGCCACGAACCCACCCGGCGCTACCTCTCCCTGGACCGGACCTGGCGGTTCCGCTACGACCCCGGCAACCAGGGCCTGACGGCCGGCTGGCAACAGCCGGGTGCCGACGACTCGACGTGGGACTCGATCGCGGTGCCGTCCTCGTGGGATCTCAAGGACAACGACGGGTGGGCCGGTTACGACGGCGCCGACTTCGGCAAGGGCGGAGCACTCGAGGACGGGTACGCGTGGTACCGCACCAAGGTCGCGGTGCCCGCGTCGTGGCGCGGTACGCACGTCCGGCTGGCGTTCCTCGCCGCCTCCTACAGCGCGGACGTCTGGGTGAACGGCACGTTCGTCGGCAAGCACGAGGGCGGCCACACCGCGTTCGCCCTGCCGGTCGGCGACGCACTGCGGCCCGGACAGCCGGCCACCATCGCCGTCCGCGTCTACCGCCGCGCGAGCTACACCGCCTACGACGGGACCGGTGAGAAGGTCAGCGACGACCACGCGCTTCCGCCCGGCGTCGTCGACTACTGGCCCTACGCAGGGCTCACGCGTTCGCTGTGGCTGGAGTCGGTGCCCGAGGTCAACCTGGCCAAGGTGCTGCTGGACGCGAAGGCGGACACCCTCGACGCGCGGGTGGTGGTGCAGAACAACGGCGACACCGACTTCCACGGGTACGTACGCCTCGATCCCGGGCGCGGCTCGACCGGACGGCCCGTCCAGGTGCCCGTCGACGTGCCGGCGGGCGGGGTGGCGGTGCCGTCGGCGCGAATCGACGTGCCGGGTGCGCCGCACTGGAGCGTCGAGGACCCGCGGGTTCTCACCGCGCGGGCGTCCCTCACCG encodes:
- a CDS encoding NAD-dependent epimerase/dehydratase family protein, whose protein sequence is MTRRLLLTGAAGGVAAMLAPGFGTHPDLDGWDLVRTDRVEGRGTDPVDAVDVVGDLADPAFLARVTGGVDAVVHLAANADPTASWDDLRVPNVDVVAALLATGVPRIVLASSAHAMGQYARPGAPLIDPSWPAAPCCAYGATKAFGEALGRAHAYRTGASVVALRLGATTERPLASSALDGWLGPDDLRQLVARALAADVSYAVCPGISANTRSRWLTHNAIGYHPEQDSETYAGEVPADDSWGLCAGRYGPDDTTLPGALATGRG
- a CDS encoding MFS transporter, coding for MSHPAGRGEPGTSSTGSSGSNLHPDAADSADSSDEPLDFRQPSPPAQETLGAEDLRDDSATHDGRATGPGRRRSRWDLRRIVVDTRPLSIPAYRRLWTSTAVTSVGSQLTAVAVPKQIYDITGSSAYVGLAGLVALVPLVVFALWGGAIADAVDRRKLLLVTNTGIAVTSLLFWAQAFAGAHSVWVLFGLLGLQQACAGVNQPARSASIPRLVPAHLLPAANALGSTVFQIGSIIGPLLAGVLIPVLGLSTLYLIDSVALTVTIWAVWRLPALPPLAGAPRRAGLRHVIEGFGYLATRKVLLVSFLADVIAMVFGMPRALFPQMAQQTFGDPPGGGFALGILFAAIPLGAVLGGLFSGAFSRVRRHGVAVIGAVCAWGLAIVGFGLSPWLWLAAFFLAVAGMADLVSMVFRGTIMQSAASDEMRGRMQGVFTVVVAGGPRLADLLHGTAGAAVGTTVAVSGGGVLVVVAMLAAVVAFPIFWRYRAQDS
- a CDS encoding glycoside hydrolase family 2 protein, producing MRGPEVGRRTRLTAVAAGFALAVAAFAGSAFGGSALAAPSGTTTTTTGAAPASVVRDPHGSREPSGTEVRAVDGTNVVFSYGEVMPSFDGYARHEPTRRYLSLDRTWRFRYDPGNQGLTAGWQQPGADDSTWDSIAVPSSWDLKDNDGWAGYDGADFGKGGALEDGYAWYRTKVAVPASWRGTHVRLAFLAASYSADVWVNGTFVGKHEGGHTAFALPVGDALRPGQPATIAVRVYRRASYTAYDGTGEKVSDDHALPPGVVDYWPYAGLTRSLWLESVPEVNLAKVLLDAKADTLDARVVVQNNGDTDFHGYVRLDPGRGSTGRPVQVPVDVPAGGVAVPSARIDVPGAPHWSVEDPRVLTARASLTATEDGRPVDTLAATYGVREIEVDGTHLQLDGRPLFLKGTNWHEETDRSGRSMTYTEYDHELGQVKAAGANFLRNCVYNRHPYVYDWADRNGLLLMDEWDTMWVNTDQQKLQTESYGLSRALALATAWNNHNHPSVILWGLQNESTIDGNGAPVYRAWLADMKAAVKAVDLSDRPVTWASYSSWDPAFDLADVVGFNEYFGYFYGKNEDLGTTLDAVHRNHPDKPILITENGTWSYLGKHGSPAEAGTEEWQAANFVSHWDQVTAPSRPWMAGYTFWVLKDYKERAGYNQNYNGLSTMGMLGWDGTTRRLVFDAFAEARSPR